The following coding sequences are from one Humulus lupulus chromosome X, drHumLupu1.1, whole genome shotgun sequence window:
- the LOC133806749 gene encoding ubiquitin carboxyl-terminal hydrolase 10-like: MTIPDSGFVIANGASCLPLPPDEESRIIRELANPSENNLKEGNLYYVISNRWFSSWQRYTKQGVAESLVDEQSSGSQNMDVITLKSANRPGQIDNSDIVLNNKDSDGDELELRRMLEEGRDYVLVSHQVWERLLSWYKGGPALPRKLISQGTFHKNFLVEVYPLCLKLIDSRDQNQSVSVLRLSKKVIFFSDFHSTIIINH, encoded by the exons ATGACGATTCCTGATTCGGGATTCGTGATTGCTAATGGAGCGAGTTGCTTGCCGCTTCCCCCGGACGAAGAGAGTCGGATTATTAGAGAGCTTGCTAACCCATCTGAGAATAATTTGAAGGAAGGCAATTTGTACTACGTTATTTCAAATAG ATGGTTTTCAAGCTGGCAGAGATATACGAAGCAAGGCGTGGCTGAATCTTTGGTTGATGAGCAGTCTTCTGGATCTCAAAATATGGATGTTATTACTTTAAAGAGTGCAAATAGACCCGGGCAGATTGATAATTCTGATATAGTTCTAAATAACAAAGATAGTGATGGTGATGAACTAGAGCTTCGTAGAATGTTGGAGGAAGGACGTGACTATGTTCTAGTTTCCCATCAAGTTTGGGAAAGACTATTGTCttg GTACAAAGGAGGACCAGCATTACCAAGAAAATTGATATCTCAGGGTACTTTTCACAAGAATTTTCTTGTAGAGGTTTACCCGCTTTGTCTTAAGTTGATTGATTCTAGGGACCAAAACCAATCAGTATCAGTATTAAGATTAAGCAAAAAGGTAATTTTTTTTAGTGATTTTCACTCAACTATAATCATTAATCACTAG